The following proteins come from a genomic window of Streptomyces sp. NBC_00539:
- a CDS encoding DUF6766 family protein, producing the protein MRRFVRENSLTLAFGSAFLLALVGQALAGWADFDNQLATDGLQQVGFLAYLASSDFAVDVTENWQSEYLQFFLFIFATVWLVQRGSPESKELHKAGTESDAEQKTGRHADAQSPRWAGVAGWREGVYSRSLGIVMALLFLLSWLAQSIAGTAAYDEQQLRDLQDPIAWHQYVASADFWSRTLQNWQSEFLAVASMAILSIYLRQRGSPESKPVGASHDATGVEG; encoded by the coding sequence ATGCGCCGCTTCGTCCGGGAGAATTCGCTCACTCTGGCGTTCGGGTCCGCCTTCCTGCTCGCCCTGGTCGGCCAGGCCCTGGCGGGCTGGGCCGACTTCGACAACCAGCTCGCCACCGACGGCCTCCAGCAGGTCGGGTTCCTCGCCTACCTGGCGTCCTCCGACTTCGCGGTCGACGTGACGGAGAACTGGCAGTCCGAGTACCTGCAGTTCTTCCTCTTCATCTTCGCCACCGTGTGGCTGGTGCAGCGCGGCTCACCGGAGTCCAAGGAACTGCACAAAGCCGGCACGGAATCGGACGCGGAACAGAAGACGGGCCGCCACGCCGACGCGCAGTCGCCCCGCTGGGCCGGCGTGGCGGGATGGCGCGAAGGCGTGTACTCGCGGTCCCTGGGCATCGTCATGGCCCTGCTCTTCCTGCTCTCCTGGCTCGCCCAGTCCATCGCCGGCACCGCCGCCTACGACGAGCAGCAGCTGCGCGACCTCCAGGACCCCATCGCCTGGCACCAGTACGTGGCCTCGGCGGACTTCTGGTCGCGGACCCTGCAGAACTGGCAGTCGGAGTTCCTGGCCGTGGCGTCCATGGCCATCCTCTCCATCTACCTGCGCCAGCGCGGATCCCCCGAGTCCAAGCCCGTGGGAGCCTCGCACGACGCCACCGGCGTGGAGGGCTGA